One genomic region from Falco rusticolus isolate bFalRus1 chromosome 19, bFalRus1.pri, whole genome shotgun sequence encodes:
- the UBAP2L gene encoding ubiquitin-associated protein 2-like isoform X7, whose amino-acid sequence MMTSVGTNRARGNWEQTQTQSQTQHKQRPQATAEQIRLAQMISDHNDADFEEKVKQLIDITGKNQDECVIALHDCNGDVNRAINVLLEGNPDTHSWEMVGKKKGVSGQKESGQTEPSEESKENRERDRDFSRRRGGPPRRGRGASRGREFRGQENGLDGGKSGGSSGRGTERGRRGRGRGRGGSGRRGGRFSAQGMGTFNPADYAEPAGADENYGNSNNNTWNNTGSFEPDDGTRLDFIGGEGSNYPRKFDTAPGTIHPGAWRAATEEWGTEDWNEDLSETKIFTASNVSSVPLPAENVTITAGQRIDLAVLLGKTPSSMENESTNLESSQAPSLAQPLVFSNSKQSAISQPASGNSFSHHSMVSMLGKGFGDVGEAKGSSTTGSQFLEQFKTAQALAQLAAQHTQPGGSTTASSWDMGSTTQTSSLVQYDLKNPTDSSVHSPFTKRQAFTSTSTMIEVFMQEKQPVVTASTTMPAPPSSPLPSKTNPVPQMSPGSSDNQSSSPQPAQQKLKQQKKKASLTSKIPALAVEMPGSADISGLNLQFGALQFGSEPVLAEYESTPTTSAAVSQPQSSLYTSTASESSSTISSNQSQESGYQSGTIQTATFTSQNSAQGPLYEQRSTQTRRYPNSISSSPQKDLTQAKNGFSSVQPTPLQTAQAVEGATGPAVKSDSPSAPSIAPLNDGVSASSLLTTASQHSTALSSLSHSEELPSTTTAQLSSTLPTQQNSLSSSTSSGRTSTSTLLHTSVESEASLHSSASTFSTSSSTVSAAPPVVSVSSSLSSVSSLGLSLSSNSTVTASTRSSVATTSGKAPPNLPPGVPPLLPNPYIMAPGLLHAYPPQVYGYDDLQMLQTRFPLDYYSIPFPTPTTPLTGRDGSLSSNPYSGDLTKFGRGDASSPAPATTLAQPQQSQTQTHHTTQQTFLNPALPPGYSYTSLPYYTGVPGLPSTFQYGPAVFPVAPTSSKQHGVNVSVNASATPFQQPSGYGSHGYSTGVSVTSSNTGVPDISGSVYSKTQQSFEKQGFHTGTPAASFNLPSALGSGGPINPATAAAYPPTPFMHILTPHQQPHSQILHHHLQQDGQSGSGQRSQGSSIPQKSQANKSAYNSYSWGAN is encoded by the exons ATGATGACATCGGTGGGCACTAACCGAGCCCGGGGGAACTGGGagcagacacagacacagagccAGACACAGCACAAGCAGCGGCCGCAG GCCACTGCGGAACAGATTCGACTTGCACAGATGATTTCGGACCATAACGACGCTGACTTTGAGGAGAAGGTGAAACAA CTGATCGACATCACAGGCAAGAACCAGGATGAGTGTGTGATTGCTCTGCACGACTGCAATGGGGATGTTAACAGAGCCATCAACGTGCTGCTGGAGGGCAATCCGGACACG CATTCCTGGGAAATGGTCGGGAAGAAGAAGGGTGTCTCAGGACAGAAGGAGAGTGGACAGACAGAACCcagtgaagaaagcaaagaaaaccgGGAGAGGGATCGGGATTTCAGCAGACGACGTGGCGGGCCACCGAGGCGGGGGCGAGGTGCCAGCCGTGGAAGAGAGT ttCGGGGCCAGGAGAATGGACTAGACGGTGGTAAGAGCGGAGGATCCTCTGGAAGAGGCACAGAAAGAGGGAGGCGGGGACGTGGCCGAGGCCGAG GTGGCTCTGGAAGGCGAGGGGGAAGATTTTCTGCCCAGGGCATGGG AACTTTCAACCCCGCTGACTACGCTGAGCCGGCCGGCGCGGATGAGAACTATGGGAATAGCAACAACAACACATGGAACAACACTGGCAGCTTTGAGCCGGATGATGGCACAA gacTTGATTTCATTGGGGGTGAGGGGTCAAATTATCCCCGAAAATTTGACACTGCTCCTGGTACGATTCATCCAG GTGCGTGGAGGGCAGCGACGGAAGAATGGGGCACGGAGGACTGGAATGAAGAT CTGTCTGAGACAAAGATCTTCACCGCCTCCAATGTGTCTTCAGTGCCTCTGCCTGCCGAGAATGTGACAATCACAGCTGGACAGAG AATTGATCTTGCAGTCCTGCTAGGAAAGACTCCCTCTTCTATGGAGAATGAGTCAACAAACCTGGAGTCGTCCCAGGCTCCTTCCCTGGCCCAGCCACTGGTGTTCAGCAATTCCAAGCAGAGTGCTATATCCCAACCTGCCTCTGGTAACTCCTTCTCTCACCACAGCATG GTGAGCATGCTGGGGAAAGGGTTTGGAGACGTCGGGGAGGCCAAAGGCAGCAGTACCACAGGTTCCCAGTTCCTGGAGCAGTTCAAGACAGCCCAGGCTCTGGCTCAGCTGGCTGCTCAGCACACCCAGCCTGGTGGGAGCACCACCGCTTCGTCTTGGGACATGGGATCCACTACGCAGACCTCGTCTCTTGTGCAGTATG ATCTCAAGAATCCAACAGACTCTTCGGTGCATAGTCCCTTCACCAAGCGTCAAGCCTTCACGTCAACTTCGACCATGATAGAAGTGTTCatgcaggagaagcagcctgTGGTGACCGCCTCCACAACCATGCCGGCACCCCCTTCCTCGCCGCTGCCCAGCAAAACCAATCCTGTTCCCCAGATGTCCCCAGGGTCCTCGGACAACCAGTCCTCCagtccccagccagcacagcagaagctgaagcagcaaaagaaaaaagcatcgTTAACATCAAAG ATCCCTGCGCTCGCGGTGGAGATGCCTGGCTCGGCGGATATCTCAGGGCTAAACCTGCAGTTCGGGGCGTTACAGTTTGGTTCGGAGCCTGTTCTCGCTGAGTACGAATCGACGCCCACAACGAGCGCTGCCGTTAGCCAACCTCAAAGCAGCCTGTACACCAGCACGGCTAG TGAATCCTCATCCACAATTTCGTCCAATCAAAGCCAGGAGTCTGGTTACCAGAGCGGCACAATACAGACAGCAACGTTTACCTCCCAGAACAGCGCTCAGGGACCACTGTACGAACAGAGATCCACCCAGACGAGGCGATACCCAAACTCAATCTCGTCCTCGCCCCAGAAAGATCTGACCCAGGCGAAG aaTGGTTTCAGTTCTGTACAACCCACGCCATTACAAACCGCGCAGGCTGTTGAAG GTGCTACAGGCCCCGCAGTGAAATCAGattccccctctgctcccagtaTCGCGCCTCTCAACGACGGGGTGTCTGCATCGTCCTTGCTGACGACAGCCAGCCAACACTCgacagctctgagcagcctgagcCACAGCGAGGAACTCCCCAGTACAACCACCGCCCAGCTCAGCAG TACGTTACCCACCCAGCAGAACAGTCTGTCCTCATCCACATCCTCTGGGCGAACATCAACTTCAACTCTTCTG CACACAAGCGTGGAGAGTGAAGCCAGCCTCCATTCTTCTGCTAGCACTttctccacctcctccagcacagTGTCAGCCGCCCCGCCAGTTGTCAGCGTTTCATCCAGTCTCAGCAGTGTCAGCAGCCTGGGCCTCAGCCTCAGCAGTAATTCCACGGTGACGGCCTCGACTCGCAGCTCCGTTGCGACAACATCAG gaaaagcccCTCCCAATCTCCCTCCTGGAGTCCCACCGTTGTTGCCTAATCCGTACATCATGGCTCCAGGGTTGCTACATGCGTATCCG CCACAGGTGTATGGATATGATGACTTGCAAATGCTCCAGACGAGATTCCCGTTG GATTACTACAGCATCCCATTCCCTACGCCCACCACCCCACTGACTGGAAGAGATGGCAGCCTGAGCAGCAATCCGTACTCTG GTGACTTAACAAAATTCGGCCGAGGCGATGCCTCTTCCCCCGCTCCTGCAACAACTTTGGCCCAGCCTCAGCAGAGCCAGACCCAGACTCACCACACCACGCAGCAGACGTTCCTGAACCCGGCGCTGCCTCCTGGCTACAGTTACACCAGTCTGCCCTACTACACAGGGGTAccagggctccccagcacctTCCAGTATGGGCCCGCCGTGTTCCCT GTTGCTCCTACCTCTTCCAAGCAGCATGGTGTGAATGTCAGCGTCAACGCATCAGCCACCCCTTTTCAGCAGCCCAGTGGCTACGGCTCTCACGGATACAGCACTG gtGTATCCGTGACATCCAGTAATACAGGAGTGCCGGACATCTCGGGCTCTGTCTACTCCAAAACTCAG CAATCCTTCGAGAAGCAGGGATTTCACACTGGAACCCCGGCAGCCTCCTTCAACCTGCCTTCAGCGTTGGGCAGTGGCGGCCCCATCAACCCTGCGACGGCGGCGGCgtacccccccacccctttcaTGCACATCCTGACCCCGCATCAGCAGCCCCACTCGCAGAtcctccaccaccacctgcaGCAGGACGGGCAG AGCGGCTCCGGGCAGCGCAGCCAAGGCAGCTCCATCCCCCAGAAATCCCAGGCCAACAAGTCTGCCTACAACAGCTACAGCTGGGGCGCCAACTGA
- the UBAP2L gene encoding ubiquitin-associated protein 2-like isoform X5, with amino-acid sequence MMTSVGTNRARGNWEQTQTQSQTQHKQRPQATAEQIRLAQMISDHNDADFEEKVKQLIDITGKNQDECVIALHDCNGDVNRAINVLLEGNPDTHSWEMVGKKKGVSGQKESGQTEPSEESKENRERDRDFSRRRGGPPRRGRGASRGREFRGQENGLDGGKSGGSSGRGTERGRRGRGRGRGGSGRRGGRFSAQGMGTFNPADYAEPAGADENYGNSNNNTWNNTGSFEPDDGTRLDFIGGEGSNYPRKFDTAPGAWRAATEEWGTEDWNEDLSETKIFTASNVSSVPLPAENVTITAGQRIDLAVLLGKTPSSMENESTNLESSQAPSLAQPLVFSNSKQSAISQPASGNSFSHHSMVSMLGKGFGDVGEAKGSSTTGSQFLEQFKTAQALAQLAAQHTQPGGSTTASSWDMGSTTQTSSLVQYDLKNPTDSSVHSPFTKRQAFTSTSTMIEVFMQEKQPVVTASTTMPAPPSSPLPSKTNPVPQMSPGSSDNQSSSPQPAQQKLKQQKKKASLTSKIPALAVEMPGSADISGLNLQFGALQFGSEPVLAEYESTPTTSAAVSQPQSSLYTSTASESSSTISSNQSQESGYQSGTIQTATFTSQNSAQGPLYEQRSTQTRRYPNSISSSPQKDLTQAKNGFSSVQPTPLQTAQAVEGATGPAVKSDSPSAPSIAPLNDGVSASSLLTTASQHSTALSSLSHSEELPSTTTAQLSSTLPTQQNSLSSSTSSGRTSTSTLLHTSVESEASLHSSASTFSTSSSTVSAAPPVVSVSSSLSSVSSLGLSLSSNSTVTASTRSSVATTSGKAPPNLPPGVPPLLPNPYIMAPGLLHAYPPQVYGYDDLQMLQTRFPLDYYSIPFPTPTTPLTGRDGSLSSNPYSGDLTKFGRGDASSPAPATTLAQPQQSQTQTHHTTQQTFLNPALPPGYSYTSLPYYTGVPGLPSTFQYGPAVFPVAPTSSKQHGVNVSVNASATPFQQPSGYGSHGYSTGVSVTSSNTGVPDISGSVYSKTQQSFEKQGFHTGTPAASFNLPSALGSGGPINPATAAAYPPTPFMHILTPHQQPHSQILHHHLQQDGQLPYLQMILCCQRQQEDQSGSGQRSQGSSIPQKSQANKSAYNSYSWGAN; translated from the exons ATGATGACATCGGTGGGCACTAACCGAGCCCGGGGGAACTGGGagcagacacagacacagagccAGACACAGCACAAGCAGCGGCCGCAG GCCACTGCGGAACAGATTCGACTTGCACAGATGATTTCGGACCATAACGACGCTGACTTTGAGGAGAAGGTGAAACAA CTGATCGACATCACAGGCAAGAACCAGGATGAGTGTGTGATTGCTCTGCACGACTGCAATGGGGATGTTAACAGAGCCATCAACGTGCTGCTGGAGGGCAATCCGGACACG CATTCCTGGGAAATGGTCGGGAAGAAGAAGGGTGTCTCAGGACAGAAGGAGAGTGGACAGACAGAACCcagtgaagaaagcaaagaaaaccgGGAGAGGGATCGGGATTTCAGCAGACGACGTGGCGGGCCACCGAGGCGGGGGCGAGGTGCCAGCCGTGGAAGAGAGT ttCGGGGCCAGGAGAATGGACTAGACGGTGGTAAGAGCGGAGGATCCTCTGGAAGAGGCACAGAAAGAGGGAGGCGGGGACGTGGCCGAGGCCGAG GTGGCTCTGGAAGGCGAGGGGGAAGATTTTCTGCCCAGGGCATGGG AACTTTCAACCCCGCTGACTACGCTGAGCCGGCCGGCGCGGATGAGAACTATGGGAATAGCAACAACAACACATGGAACAACACTGGCAGCTTTGAGCCGGATGATGGCACAA gacTTGATTTCATTGGGGGTGAGGGGTCAAATTATCCCCGAAAATTTGACACTGCTCCTG GTGCGTGGAGGGCAGCGACGGAAGAATGGGGCACGGAGGACTGGAATGAAGAT CTGTCTGAGACAAAGATCTTCACCGCCTCCAATGTGTCTTCAGTGCCTCTGCCTGCCGAGAATGTGACAATCACAGCTGGACAGAG AATTGATCTTGCAGTCCTGCTAGGAAAGACTCCCTCTTCTATGGAGAATGAGTCAACAAACCTGGAGTCGTCCCAGGCTCCTTCCCTGGCCCAGCCACTGGTGTTCAGCAATTCCAAGCAGAGTGCTATATCCCAACCTGCCTCTGGTAACTCCTTCTCTCACCACAGCATG GTGAGCATGCTGGGGAAAGGGTTTGGAGACGTCGGGGAGGCCAAAGGCAGCAGTACCACAGGTTCCCAGTTCCTGGAGCAGTTCAAGACAGCCCAGGCTCTGGCTCAGCTGGCTGCTCAGCACACCCAGCCTGGTGGGAGCACCACCGCTTCGTCTTGGGACATGGGATCCACTACGCAGACCTCGTCTCTTGTGCAGTATG ATCTCAAGAATCCAACAGACTCTTCGGTGCATAGTCCCTTCACCAAGCGTCAAGCCTTCACGTCAACTTCGACCATGATAGAAGTGTTCatgcaggagaagcagcctgTGGTGACCGCCTCCACAACCATGCCGGCACCCCCTTCCTCGCCGCTGCCCAGCAAAACCAATCCTGTTCCCCAGATGTCCCCAGGGTCCTCGGACAACCAGTCCTCCagtccccagccagcacagcagaagctgaagcagcaaaagaaaaaagcatcgTTAACATCAAAG ATCCCTGCGCTCGCGGTGGAGATGCCTGGCTCGGCGGATATCTCAGGGCTAAACCTGCAGTTCGGGGCGTTACAGTTTGGTTCGGAGCCTGTTCTCGCTGAGTACGAATCGACGCCCACAACGAGCGCTGCCGTTAGCCAACCTCAAAGCAGCCTGTACACCAGCACGGCTAG TGAATCCTCATCCACAATTTCGTCCAATCAAAGCCAGGAGTCTGGTTACCAGAGCGGCACAATACAGACAGCAACGTTTACCTCCCAGAACAGCGCTCAGGGACCACTGTACGAACAGAGATCCACCCAGACGAGGCGATACCCAAACTCAATCTCGTCCTCGCCCCAGAAAGATCTGACCCAGGCGAAG aaTGGTTTCAGTTCTGTACAACCCACGCCATTACAAACCGCGCAGGCTGTTGAAG GTGCTACAGGCCCCGCAGTGAAATCAGattccccctctgctcccagtaTCGCGCCTCTCAACGACGGGGTGTCTGCATCGTCCTTGCTGACGACAGCCAGCCAACACTCgacagctctgagcagcctgagcCACAGCGAGGAACTCCCCAGTACAACCACCGCCCAGCTCAGCAG TACGTTACCCACCCAGCAGAACAGTCTGTCCTCATCCACATCCTCTGGGCGAACATCAACTTCAACTCTTCTG CACACAAGCGTGGAGAGTGAAGCCAGCCTCCATTCTTCTGCTAGCACTttctccacctcctccagcacagTGTCAGCCGCCCCGCCAGTTGTCAGCGTTTCATCCAGTCTCAGCAGTGTCAGCAGCCTGGGCCTCAGCCTCAGCAGTAATTCCACGGTGACGGCCTCGACTCGCAGCTCCGTTGCGACAACATCAG gaaaagcccCTCCCAATCTCCCTCCTGGAGTCCCACCGTTGTTGCCTAATCCGTACATCATGGCTCCAGGGTTGCTACATGCGTATCCG CCACAGGTGTATGGATATGATGACTTGCAAATGCTCCAGACGAGATTCCCGTTG GATTACTACAGCATCCCATTCCCTACGCCCACCACCCCACTGACTGGAAGAGATGGCAGCCTGAGCAGCAATCCGTACTCTG GTGACTTAACAAAATTCGGCCGAGGCGATGCCTCTTCCCCCGCTCCTGCAACAACTTTGGCCCAGCCTCAGCAGAGCCAGACCCAGACTCACCACACCACGCAGCAGACGTTCCTGAACCCGGCGCTGCCTCCTGGCTACAGTTACACCAGTCTGCCCTACTACACAGGGGTAccagggctccccagcacctTCCAGTATGGGCCCGCCGTGTTCCCT GTTGCTCCTACCTCTTCCAAGCAGCATGGTGTGAATGTCAGCGTCAACGCATCAGCCACCCCTTTTCAGCAGCCCAGTGGCTACGGCTCTCACGGATACAGCACTG gtGTATCCGTGACATCCAGTAATACAGGAGTGCCGGACATCTCGGGCTCTGTCTACTCCAAAACTCAG CAATCCTTCGAGAAGCAGGGATTTCACACTGGAACCCCGGCAGCCTCCTTCAACCTGCCTTCAGCGTTGGGCAGTGGCGGCCCCATCAACCCTGCGACGGCGGCGGCgtacccccccacccctttcaTGCACATCCTGACCCCGCATCAGCAGCCCCACTCGCAGAtcctccaccaccacctgcaGCAGGACGGGCAG CTTCCATATTTGCAGATGATACTGTGCTGCCAACGCCAGCAGGAAGACCAG AGCGGCTCCGGGCAGCGCAGCCAAGGCAGCTCCATCCCCCAGAAATCCCAGGCCAACAAGTCTGCCTACAACAGCTACAGCTGGGGCGCCAACTGA
- the UBAP2L gene encoding ubiquitin-associated protein 2-like isoform X9, which produces MMTSVGTNRARGNWEQTQTQSQTQHKQRPQATAEQIRLAQMISDHNDADFEEKVKQLIDITGKNQDECVIALHDCNGDVNRAINVLLEGNPDTHSWEMVGKKKGVSGQKESGQTEPSEESKENRERDRDFSRRRGGPPRRGRGASRGREFRGQENGLDGGKSGGSSGRGTERGRRGRGRGRGGSGRRGGRFSAQGMGTFNPADYAEPAGADENYGNSNNNTWNNTGSFEPDDGTRLDFIGGEGSNYPRKFDTAPGAWRAATEEWGTEDWNEDLSETKIFTASNVSSVPLPAENVTITAGQRIDLAVLLGKTPSSMENESTNLESSQAPSLAQPLVFSNSKQSAISQPASGNSFSHHSMVSMLGKGFGDVGEAKGSSTTGSQFLEQFKTAQALAQLAAQHTQPGGSTTASSWDMGSTTQTSSLVQYDLKNPTDSSVHSPFTKRQAFTSTSTMIEVFMQEKQPVVTASTTMPAPPSSPLPSKTNPVPQMSPGSSDNQSSSPQPAQQKLKQQKKKASLTSKIPALAVEMPGSADISGLNLQFGALQFGSEPVLAEYESTPTTSAAVSQPQSSLYTSTASESSSTISSNQSQESGYQSGTIQTATFTSQNSAQGPLYEQRSTQTRRYPNSISSSPQKDLTQAKNGFSSVQPTPLQTAQAVEGATGPAVKSDSPSAPSIAPLNDGVSASSLLTTASQHSTALSSLSHSEELPSTTTAQLSSTLPTQQNSLSSSTSSGRTSTSTLLHTSVESEASLHSSASTFSTSSSTVSAAPPVVSVSSSLSSVSSLGLSLSSNSTVTASTRSSVATTSGKAPPNLPPGVPPLLPNPYIMAPGLLHAYPPQVYGYDDLQMLQTRFPLDYYSIPFPTPTTPLTGRDGSLSSNPYSGDLTKFGRGDASSPAPATTLAQPQQSQTQTHHTTQQTFLNPALPPGYSYTSLPYYTGVPGLPSTFQYGPAVFPVAPTSSKQHGVNVSVNASATPFQQPSGYGSHGYSTGVSVTSSNTGVPDISGSVYSKTQQSFEKQGFHTGTPAASFNLPSALGSGGPINPATAAAYPPTPFMHILTPHQQPHSQILHHHLQQDGQSGSGQRSQGSSIPQKSQANKSAYNSYSWGAN; this is translated from the exons ATGATGACATCGGTGGGCACTAACCGAGCCCGGGGGAACTGGGagcagacacagacacagagccAGACACAGCACAAGCAGCGGCCGCAG GCCACTGCGGAACAGATTCGACTTGCACAGATGATTTCGGACCATAACGACGCTGACTTTGAGGAGAAGGTGAAACAA CTGATCGACATCACAGGCAAGAACCAGGATGAGTGTGTGATTGCTCTGCACGACTGCAATGGGGATGTTAACAGAGCCATCAACGTGCTGCTGGAGGGCAATCCGGACACG CATTCCTGGGAAATGGTCGGGAAGAAGAAGGGTGTCTCAGGACAGAAGGAGAGTGGACAGACAGAACCcagtgaagaaagcaaagaaaaccgGGAGAGGGATCGGGATTTCAGCAGACGACGTGGCGGGCCACCGAGGCGGGGGCGAGGTGCCAGCCGTGGAAGAGAGT ttCGGGGCCAGGAGAATGGACTAGACGGTGGTAAGAGCGGAGGATCCTCTGGAAGAGGCACAGAAAGAGGGAGGCGGGGACGTGGCCGAGGCCGAG GTGGCTCTGGAAGGCGAGGGGGAAGATTTTCTGCCCAGGGCATGGG AACTTTCAACCCCGCTGACTACGCTGAGCCGGCCGGCGCGGATGAGAACTATGGGAATAGCAACAACAACACATGGAACAACACTGGCAGCTTTGAGCCGGATGATGGCACAA gacTTGATTTCATTGGGGGTGAGGGGTCAAATTATCCCCGAAAATTTGACACTGCTCCTG GTGCGTGGAGGGCAGCGACGGAAGAATGGGGCACGGAGGACTGGAATGAAGAT CTGTCTGAGACAAAGATCTTCACCGCCTCCAATGTGTCTTCAGTGCCTCTGCCTGCCGAGAATGTGACAATCACAGCTGGACAGAG AATTGATCTTGCAGTCCTGCTAGGAAAGACTCCCTCTTCTATGGAGAATGAGTCAACAAACCTGGAGTCGTCCCAGGCTCCTTCCCTGGCCCAGCCACTGGTGTTCAGCAATTCCAAGCAGAGTGCTATATCCCAACCTGCCTCTGGTAACTCCTTCTCTCACCACAGCATG GTGAGCATGCTGGGGAAAGGGTTTGGAGACGTCGGGGAGGCCAAAGGCAGCAGTACCACAGGTTCCCAGTTCCTGGAGCAGTTCAAGACAGCCCAGGCTCTGGCTCAGCTGGCTGCTCAGCACACCCAGCCTGGTGGGAGCACCACCGCTTCGTCTTGGGACATGGGATCCACTACGCAGACCTCGTCTCTTGTGCAGTATG ATCTCAAGAATCCAACAGACTCTTCGGTGCATAGTCCCTTCACCAAGCGTCAAGCCTTCACGTCAACTTCGACCATGATAGAAGTGTTCatgcaggagaagcagcctgTGGTGACCGCCTCCACAACCATGCCGGCACCCCCTTCCTCGCCGCTGCCCAGCAAAACCAATCCTGTTCCCCAGATGTCCCCAGGGTCCTCGGACAACCAGTCCTCCagtccccagccagcacagcagaagctgaagcagcaaaagaaaaaagcatcgTTAACATCAAAG ATCCCTGCGCTCGCGGTGGAGATGCCTGGCTCGGCGGATATCTCAGGGCTAAACCTGCAGTTCGGGGCGTTACAGTTTGGTTCGGAGCCTGTTCTCGCTGAGTACGAATCGACGCCCACAACGAGCGCTGCCGTTAGCCAACCTCAAAGCAGCCTGTACACCAGCACGGCTAG TGAATCCTCATCCACAATTTCGTCCAATCAAAGCCAGGAGTCTGGTTACCAGAGCGGCACAATACAGACAGCAACGTTTACCTCCCAGAACAGCGCTCAGGGACCACTGTACGAACAGAGATCCACCCAGACGAGGCGATACCCAAACTCAATCTCGTCCTCGCCCCAGAAAGATCTGACCCAGGCGAAG aaTGGTTTCAGTTCTGTACAACCCACGCCATTACAAACCGCGCAGGCTGTTGAAG GTGCTACAGGCCCCGCAGTGAAATCAGattccccctctgctcccagtaTCGCGCCTCTCAACGACGGGGTGTCTGCATCGTCCTTGCTGACGACAGCCAGCCAACACTCgacagctctgagcagcctgagcCACAGCGAGGAACTCCCCAGTACAACCACCGCCCAGCTCAGCAG TACGTTACCCACCCAGCAGAACAGTCTGTCCTCATCCACATCCTCTGGGCGAACATCAACTTCAACTCTTCTG CACACAAGCGTGGAGAGTGAAGCCAGCCTCCATTCTTCTGCTAGCACTttctccacctcctccagcacagTGTCAGCCGCCCCGCCAGTTGTCAGCGTTTCATCCAGTCTCAGCAGTGTCAGCAGCCTGGGCCTCAGCCTCAGCAGTAATTCCACGGTGACGGCCTCGACTCGCAGCTCCGTTGCGACAACATCAG gaaaagcccCTCCCAATCTCCCTCCTGGAGTCCCACCGTTGTTGCCTAATCCGTACATCATGGCTCCAGGGTTGCTACATGCGTATCCG CCACAGGTGTATGGATATGATGACTTGCAAATGCTCCAGACGAGATTCCCGTTG GATTACTACAGCATCCCATTCCCTACGCCCACCACCCCACTGACTGGAAGAGATGGCAGCCTGAGCAGCAATCCGTACTCTG GTGACTTAACAAAATTCGGCCGAGGCGATGCCTCTTCCCCCGCTCCTGCAACAACTTTGGCCCAGCCTCAGCAGAGCCAGACCCAGACTCACCACACCACGCAGCAGACGTTCCTGAACCCGGCGCTGCCTCCTGGCTACAGTTACACCAGTCTGCCCTACTACACAGGGGTAccagggctccccagcacctTCCAGTATGGGCCCGCCGTGTTCCCT GTTGCTCCTACCTCTTCCAAGCAGCATGGTGTGAATGTCAGCGTCAACGCATCAGCCACCCCTTTTCAGCAGCCCAGTGGCTACGGCTCTCACGGATACAGCACTG gtGTATCCGTGACATCCAGTAATACAGGAGTGCCGGACATCTCGGGCTCTGTCTACTCCAAAACTCAG CAATCCTTCGAGAAGCAGGGATTTCACACTGGAACCCCGGCAGCCTCCTTCAACCTGCCTTCAGCGTTGGGCAGTGGCGGCCCCATCAACCCTGCGACGGCGGCGGCgtacccccccacccctttcaTGCACATCCTGACCCCGCATCAGCAGCCCCACTCGCAGAtcctccaccaccacctgcaGCAGGACGGGCAG AGCGGCTCCGGGCAGCGCAGCCAAGGCAGCTCCATCCCCCAGAAATCCCAGGCCAACAAGTCTGCCTACAACAGCTACAGCTGGGGCGCCAACTGA